The Echinicola rosea genome has a segment encoding these proteins:
- a CDS encoding DUF3823 domain-containing protein: MKNIAYLILAGLVSLSSCSMFELDNYELPAETLRGEVVDMETGEPVLTDQGSEGIRVRLMELSWGDNVSPNPDFFCMPDGTFQNTKLFAGNYNVRLDGPFIPLIREDERGVPLADETQTVDIKGVTNVTFEVQPFLRVEWVSEPEVINGKIRAQVRVTRGVSEEEFRSKIEPMGGYSDSFQNVTDIQLFVSYSSTVGYRARDERWSSQLEFSGASFNSRMGETITIESNGTIPEGRMVFVRAAARINFDTPRGSGTRRWNYNEPRQVLIY, encoded by the coding sequence ATGAAAAATATAGCATACCTAATCTTGGCTGGGCTGGTTTCACTTAGTTCTTGCAGCATGTTTGAACTGGATAACTACGAACTGCCTGCGGAAACACTCCGGGGAGAAGTGGTGGACATGGAGACTGGAGAGCCGGTGCTCACCGATCAGGGGAGTGAAGGCATTCGTGTCAGGCTGATGGAGCTGAGCTGGGGGGACAATGTCTCTCCCAATCCCGATTTCTTTTGCATGCCTGACGGGACATTCCAAAACACAAAGTTGTTTGCAGGGAATTATAATGTTCGCCTTGACGGGCCGTTTATTCCACTTATCCGCGAAGATGAGCGGGGGGTACCACTGGCTGATGAAACACAGACGGTGGACATCAAGGGCGTGACCAATGTGACATTTGAAGTACAGCCGTTTCTGCGAGTGGAATGGGTCAGTGAGCCAGAGGTGATCAACGGAAAGATAAGAGCTCAAGTTCGTGTGACCCGTGGTGTATCCGAGGAAGAGTTTCGCTCAAAAATCGAACCCATGGGAGGATACAGCGACAGTTTTCAGAATGTGACCGATATTCAGCTGTTTGTGAGCTACTCGTCCACAGTGGGCTACCGTGCCAGAGATGAACGCTGGTCCAGCCAATTGGAATTTTCGGGGGCTTCCTTTAACTCCAGGATGGGCGAGACCATCACGATCGAATCAAATGGCACCATTCCCGAAGGCCGAATGGTCTTTGTCAGGGCTGCTGCCAGAATTAACTTTGATACCCCCAGGGGAAGCGGTACCAGACGGTGGAACTATAACGAGCCGCGTCAAGTGCTGATTTATTGA
- a CDS encoding Kelch repeat-containing protein has translation MYLLASLISGFILLQSFFSGGLKFRGNEQAINQRTSYTVFGGHEAEFSDHFDIDFNISLSPVKEIGYILRIKNGVNNRIFNLFYDSQGNQIVFKFNEEGKTNLIVARMEKAQLFSQQWFDMKVSFDLIGDSITLTIDNKTFTTENQQLQDTYHPEILFGKSDHIIDVPAFSIKNLSILGKEAYHFPLYENEGNIVHDINGTPYGNVINPDWLKNYAYYWKHLASFESASIAGANYDAQKEEIYYYNRDSLWRYNVRSGNIQTVNFDQKCPVELILGTNFIDSVQNKLYTYEVYYDFPYQGPTVASLDLDTYEWTEESQEQLPTQLHHHGSFIDHSSSQYSIFGGFGNMKYSKNFFSFDLKDKEWGLTEGFTGDVIAPRYFSSVGYQPENNDLYILGGMGNESGDQSVGRKYYYDLYQVDMDTKHVSKLWEIPWENDNVVPVRGMVVVNDSSLYTLCYPEHFSDSFLHLYRFSLKDGSYEILGDSIPIRSDKITTNANLYFNKGLNNLYAVVQEFEDDISSDLKIYSLAFPAITREELSNFPAKQHSKTPLLALLLGIGAIGLGLLLYKKLKPKSPPLATSPKQAEEIIQAPRTTPSVPPSSIHLFGNFMVRDANGKDITYMFSTQLKQVFCLILHYSLSEDGITSQHLSNLLWPDKPADKVKNSRGVTINNLRKTLGELNGIELVHEKGHYKIILHEEAYCDYARCLQLIATHKMEDHRDEFAGIVSRGKFLYLLDDPLFDLFKEEAETKLEPALILEMEKSFANESFVITISLAEALFNIDPLNETALVLQIKAMQKLHMIEDSKLAYRSFGVEYKHATGKDFHRSYQSIIS, from the coding sequence ATGTACTTACTAGCTTCTTTGATTTCCGGTTTTATCCTCCTACAATCTTTCTTTAGCGGAGGGCTTAAATTCCGCGGAAACGAACAAGCAATAAACCAGCGCACATCCTATACTGTTTTTGGAGGGCATGAAGCAGAATTTTCGGATCATTTTGACATTGACTTCAATATATCCCTAAGCCCGGTCAAAGAAATCGGGTACATTCTAAGGATCAAAAACGGTGTGAACAATCGGATATTCAATTTATTCTACGACAGCCAAGGGAACCAAATCGTTTTTAAATTTAATGAAGAGGGAAAAACCAACCTTATCGTAGCCAGAATGGAAAAAGCCCAATTGTTTAGCCAGCAATGGTTTGACATGAAAGTTTCCTTTGACCTCATCGGTGATTCTATCACACTTACCATTGATAATAAAACATTTACTACCGAAAACCAGCAACTTCAAGACACCTATCATCCCGAAATTCTTTTCGGTAAAAGTGACCACATTATCGATGTCCCTGCTTTTTCGATCAAAAACCTATCTATTCTCGGAAAGGAAGCCTACCATTTTCCCCTCTATGAAAACGAAGGCAATATCGTCCACGACATCAACGGCACCCCATACGGCAACGTCATCAATCCAGATTGGTTGAAAAACTATGCCTACTACTGGAAACATCTGGCTTCATTCGAATCTGCATCCATTGCAGGAGCAAATTACGACGCCCAAAAAGAAGAAATTTACTATTACAACCGAGATTCACTCTGGCGCTATAATGTCCGTTCAGGTAACATCCAAACTGTGAATTTCGATCAAAAATGCCCTGTAGAACTCATTTTGGGCACCAATTTTATCGATAGTGTCCAAAACAAATTATACACCTACGAGGTGTATTATGACTTCCCTTACCAAGGTCCAACGGTAGCCAGCCTTGATCTGGACACTTATGAATGGACCGAAGAAAGCCAGGAACAACTCCCTACCCAACTCCATCACCATGGATCCTTTATCGACCACAGCTCCTCCCAATACAGCATTTTTGGAGGATTTGGCAACATGAAGTACAGTAAAAATTTCTTTTCCTTCGATTTGAAAGACAAGGAATGGGGGCTTACCGAAGGGTTTACAGGAGATGTCATTGCACCGCGCTACTTCTCTTCTGTCGGTTATCAACCTGAAAACAACGATTTATATATCCTAGGCGGGATGGGAAACGAGTCTGGGGACCAATCTGTCGGAAGGAAATACTACTATGACCTCTATCAGGTGGACATGGATACCAAACATGTCTCCAAGCTTTGGGAAATACCGTGGGAAAATGACAACGTCGTTCCCGTACGGGGCATGGTCGTAGTAAACGACTCCAGTCTTTACACACTCTGCTATCCTGAGCATTTCTCGGATTCTTTTCTTCACCTTTATCGCTTCTCCCTAAAGGATGGCAGCTATGAAATACTTGGAGATTCCATCCCTATCCGGTCTGACAAAATCACTACCAACGCCAATCTTTATTTTAACAAAGGACTCAACAACCTGTATGCTGTGGTGCAGGAATTTGAAGATGATATTTCTTCAGATCTAAAAATCTATTCCTTGGCTTTCCCCGCTATTACAAGGGAGGAGCTGTCAAATTTTCCAGCAAAACAACACAGCAAAACCCCTTTATTGGCCTTGCTCTTAGGGATTGGAGCAATAGGTTTGGGGCTGTTGTTATACAAAAAGTTAAAACCAAAATCTCCGCCCCTCGCAACAAGTCCGAAGCAAGCAGAGGAAATAATCCAAGCTCCAAGGACTACACCGTCCGTACCGCCCAGTTCCATCCACCTATTCGGCAACTTTATGGTGCGAGATGCCAACGGAAAGGATATCACCTACATGTTCAGCACCCAGCTAAAACAGGTTTTTTGTCTTATCCTACATTACAGTCTATCGGAAGATGGGATTACTTCGCAGCACCTCAGTAATTTACTCTGGCCGGACAAACCTGCAGACAAGGTCAAAAATTCCCGTGGTGTGACGATCAATAACCTACGCAAAACCTTGGGCGAGCTGAATGGAATAGAATTGGTCCATGAAAAGGGACACTACAAAATCATCCTCCATGAAGAGGCATATTGTGACTATGCAAGGTGCCTCCAACTTATCGCTACCCACAAAATGGAAGACCATAGAGATGAGTTTGCCGGAATCGTATCCAGGGGAAAATTCCTCTATCTCTTGGACGATCCCTTGTTCGACTTATTCAAAGAAGAAGCCGAGACCAAACTAGAGCCAGCCTTGATATTGGAAATGGAAAAGAGCTTTGCCAATGAATCGTTTGTGATCACAATTTCACTGGCAGAAGCCCTTTTCAATATCGATCCTTTAAATGAAACAGCATTGGTACTCCAAATTAAAGCCATGCAGAAACTCCATATGATAGAAGACTCCAAACTTGCCTACAGGTCCTTTGGTGTTGAATATAAACATGCCACCGGCAAGGATTTTCATCGCTCCTATCAAAGTATCATCTCTTAA
- a CDS encoding TolC family protein, with amino-acid sequence MIKSIKYISLGAAFLSLAFTSCKTPSVVEKAPDTVVPESYGRAADTVNTARVKWQEFFTDPYLNALIDTALSNNQELNIILQEIAVSKNEIQAKKGEYLPFVDIKAGAGLDKVGRYTSRGASEATTDIEPGREMPEPLPDFMVGAFASWEADIWGKLHNAKRAAVARYLSSVEGKNFMVTNLIAEIANSYYELLALDNQLAIVKRNIKIQGDALEIVKLQKSAAKATELAVKKFEAEVFHTKSLQYDIQQEITEAENRINFLVGRFPQPILRDSEAFVDLVPNKVQAGLPAQLLENRPDIRRAEMELAAAKLDVKVAKARFYPSLGISAGIGFQAFNPSYLIKTPESLLYSLAGDLAAPLINRKEIKATYKSANSKQIQAVYNYEKAILNAYVEVANQLAKIKNLEKSYGLKAQEVEALTTSINISGDLFKSARADYMEVLMTQRDALESKFDLVETKMQQMNAFVNMYQALGGGWN; translated from the coding sequence ATGATTAAGAGCATTAAATATATATCACTGGGAGCTGCCTTTTTGTCGCTGGCCTTCACATCGTGCAAGACTCCCTCTGTCGTTGAAAAAGCACCCGATACGGTTGTGCCGGAGAGCTATGGACGCGCTGCTGATACGGTCAATACGGCTCGTGTAAAATGGCAGGAGTTCTTTACGGATCCCTATCTGAACGCCCTGATCGATACGGCACTGAGCAATAACCAGGAGTTGAATATCATCTTGCAGGAAATCGCCGTGTCCAAGAATGAAATTCAGGCTAAAAAAGGAGAATACTTGCCTTTTGTGGACATCAAAGCAGGTGCTGGCCTGGACAAGGTAGGCCGCTATACCAGCCGCGGTGCCAGTGAGGCGACCACTGATATCGAGCCGGGCAGAGAGATGCCTGAACCATTGCCTGATTTTATGGTGGGGGCCTTTGCTTCTTGGGAAGCGGATATCTGGGGCAAGCTGCACAATGCCAAAAGGGCAGCGGTAGCACGGTACCTTTCTTCCGTAGAAGGAAAAAACTTCATGGTCACCAATCTGATTGCCGAAATAGCCAACTCGTATTATGAGCTGCTGGCCTTGGACAATCAGCTGGCGATCGTCAAAAGGAATATCAAAATCCAAGGTGATGCCCTTGAGATTGTCAAGCTTCAAAAAAGCGCCGCCAAAGCTACGGAGCTGGCGGTGAAGAAATTTGAGGCGGAAGTGTTTCATACCAAAAGCCTTCAATACGATATCCAGCAAGAAATAACTGAGGCTGAAAATAGGATCAATTTCCTTGTGGGAAGGTTTCCGCAGCCAATACTGCGGGACTCGGAGGCTTTTGTAGATTTGGTGCCAAATAAGGTGCAAGCAGGGCTTCCTGCTCAGTTGCTGGAAAACAGACCGGATATCCGCCGGGCAGAAATGGAGCTGGCGGCAGCCAAATTGGACGTGAAAGTAGCCAAAGCAAGGTTTTACCCTTCACTGGGCATTTCTGCCGGGATAGGTTTCCAAGCATTTAACCCCTCATACCTGATCAAGACGCCAGAGTCGTTGTTGTATTCCTTGGCGGGGGATTTGGCGGCCCCATTGATCAATAGAAAAGAAATCAAAGCCACCTATAAAAGTGCTAATTCCAAGCAGATTCAAGCGGTTTACAATTATGAGAAGGCCATTTTGAATGCCTATGTGGAGGTAGCCAACCAGCTGGCAAAGATCAAAAACCTGGAAAAGAGCTATGGCCTAAAAGCACAGGAAGTGGAAGCCTTGACGACCTCCATCAACATCTCGGGAGATCTCTTCAAATCAGCAAGGGCAGATTACATGGAAGTGCTGATGACCCAGCGGGATGCTTTGGAGTCCAAGTTTGATCTGGTGGAGACCAAAATGCAGCAGATGAACGCTTTTGTGAATATGTACCAAGCCCTCGGTGGAGGGTGGAATTAA
- a CDS encoding DUF3037 domain-containing protein: MQGQLLYDYAIIRVVPRVEREEFINVGVIICGTKSGYLQSKLYLNESKLLALDPEADVSMIKENLASFEKICCGSQGPIAAMDKASRFRWLTAVRSSIIQTSRPHSGFSDNLDDTLARLFKEYVL, from the coding sequence ATGCAAGGACAGCTGTTATATGACTATGCCATTATCCGAGTCGTCCCCAGGGTAGAGCGAGAGGAATTTATCAATGTCGGGGTGATCATTTGCGGCACCAAAAGCGGATACCTCCAATCCAAACTGTATTTGAACGAATCAAAACTCCTGGCATTGGATCCGGAAGCAGATGTATCCATGATCAAGGAAAACCTGGCATCTTTTGAGAAAATATGCTGTGGCTCCCAAGGCCCCATCGCCGCCATGGACAAAGCCTCCCGCTTCCGCTGGCTCACTGCCGTACGAAGTTCGATCATTCAGACTTCCCGGCCCCATAGCGGATTTAGCGACAACTTGGACGACACTTTAGCGCGCTTATTCAAGGAGTATGTCCTTTAG
- a CDS encoding efflux RND transporter permease subunit, translated as MFQKFIHRPVFAIVISVIIVFVGTLAIKKLPISQFPQIAPTTVNVFIAYPGASADVLVKSTLITLENSINGAQGMRYMATDATSAGEATLRVIFEPGTDPNQAVIRVKTRVDRVMPLLPELVQREGVIITPIQPSMLMYVNLYGTGKNMDEKFLYNYANVHMIPEINRIKGVAKAQILGSRRYAMRIWLNPDRMRAYDISVEEVMEALQEQSIVGRPGRLGRSSGIEAQSLEYVLTYKGRYNEPDQYENVIIRANAEGESIHLKDIGKVELGSEFFDIYSNLDGHPSAAIVLKQNYGSNASEVIETVKEKLAEMKQTFPPGVDYKISYDVSNFLDASIEQVIHTLRDAFILVALVVFIFLGDWRSTLIPILAVPVSLIGAFFVIQFFGLSINLVTLFALVLAIGIVVDDAIVVVEAVHAKMEEFPHLTPYQAVKRVLGEISGAIIAITMVMVSVFLPISFMSGPVGTFYRQFSITMASSIVISALIALTLTPVLCAMLLKNHHGKAKKGNILTKSLDKFNSGFDKLTGRYVALLKRMVSRRWLTFGILVAFCAGIYLENQVLPSGFIPSEDQGTIYAIIQTPPGATLERTNKVSQELQKICEEIEGVESVSSLAGYEIMTEGRGSNAGTCLINLKKWSDREHTVKEIMEELEEESKSLGAVIEFFEPPAIPGFGSSGGFSMRLLDKTTDTDYQDFDKINKQFMKDLSKRKELTGLFTFFAANYPQYELVMDNELAMQKGVSIGKAMENLNIMIGSTYEQGFIKFGRFFKVYVQSDPKFRRLPSDVLNLYVKNEEGEMVPYSAFMTMKKTQGPNEVTRFNMYNSAAIRGLPAKGYTTADAIAAIREVAAQTLPQGYDIAWEGLSYDESNRGNESLYVFLVVLVFVYFVLAAQYESFIIPLAVVTSLPVGVFGSFLLLKMMGLDNDIYAQIGLIMLIGLLGKNAVLIVEFAVQKRQQGATILDAAIEGAKVRFRPILMTSFAFIAGLIPLIIATGAGAIGNRTIGASALGGMLFGTIFGVIIVPGLYYIFGKLADGRHLIQDEDEVPLTEEYDYND; from the coding sequence ATGTTTCAAAAATTCATTCACAGACCGGTATTCGCTATTGTGATTTCGGTCATTATCGTCTTTGTAGGTACTTTGGCCATTAAGAAATTGCCGATTTCCCAATTTCCCCAAATTGCGCCTACAACAGTAAACGTATTTATCGCCTATCCAGGTGCCAGTGCAGATGTACTGGTGAAGTCAACACTGATTACGCTCGAAAACTCCATTAACGGTGCCCAGGGAATGCGGTACATGGCCACGGACGCCACCAGTGCTGGCGAAGCGACCCTTCGGGTGATCTTCGAACCGGGGACGGATCCCAATCAGGCTGTCATCAGGGTGAAGACCCGCGTGGACCGCGTCATGCCGCTCTTGCCAGAGCTGGTGCAAAGGGAGGGGGTGATCATCACGCCCATCCAGCCCAGTATGTTGATGTATGTCAACTTATATGGCACGGGCAAAAACATGGATGAAAAATTCCTCTATAATTACGCCAATGTCCACATGATCCCCGAGATCAACCGGATCAAAGGAGTGGCAAAAGCCCAGATTTTGGGTAGCCGGCGTTATGCCATGCGGATATGGCTTAACCCGGACAGGATGAGGGCATATGATATTTCCGTAGAGGAAGTCATGGAAGCGCTCCAAGAGCAAAGTATCGTGGGCCGCCCAGGCAGGCTGGGGCGTAGTTCTGGTATAGAGGCCCAATCACTGGAGTATGTACTGACCTATAAGGGTAGGTATAATGAGCCCGATCAATATGAAAATGTCATCATTCGTGCCAATGCAGAGGGGGAAAGTATCCACCTGAAGGATATCGGTAAAGTCGAATTGGGAAGTGAGTTTTTCGATATTTATTCCAATCTGGACGGCCACCCTTCAGCAGCGATTGTGCTCAAACAGAACTACGGTAGTAATGCCAGTGAGGTGATCGAGACCGTGAAGGAGAAGTTGGCAGAGATGAAGCAGACTTTTCCTCCTGGGGTGGATTACAAGATCAGTTATGACGTCTCCAATTTCTTGGACGCTTCCATTGAGCAGGTGATCCATACCTTGCGGGATGCCTTTATCTTAGTGGCTTTGGTGGTGTTTATCTTCTTGGGCGATTGGCGTTCCACGTTGATTCCTATTTTGGCGGTGCCCGTGTCGCTGATAGGGGCATTCTTTGTCATCCAGTTTTTTGGACTTTCGATTAACTTGGTAACGCTATTTGCATTGGTGCTGGCCATTGGTATTGTGGTCGATGATGCCATTGTAGTAGTGGAAGCCGTGCACGCCAAAATGGAGGAATTTCCGCATCTCACACCATATCAAGCAGTGAAAAGAGTGCTCGGCGAAATCAGTGGTGCCATTATCGCCATTACGATGGTGATGGTATCGGTGTTCTTGCCAATATCCTTTATGAGTGGTCCCGTGGGGACGTTCTATAGGCAGTTTTCCATTACGATGGCGAGCTCCATTGTGATTTCGGCACTGATCGCCCTGACCCTTACCCCGGTGCTCTGTGCGATGCTGCTGAAAAATCACCATGGCAAAGCCAAAAAAGGCAATATCCTCACCAAATCACTGGACAAGTTCAATAGCGGTTTTGATAAATTGACGGGGAGGTATGTGGCCTTGTTGAAGCGAATGGTGAGCAGGAGATGGCTGACTTTCGGTATTCTGGTTGCTTTCTGCGCGGGGATTTATTTGGAAAATCAGGTGCTTCCTTCCGGTTTTATCCCAAGTGAAGATCAAGGAACCATCTATGCCATTATCCAGACCCCTCCAGGAGCCACCCTCGAGCGAACCAACAAGGTGTCCCAAGAACTGCAGAAAATCTGTGAAGAAATAGAAGGAGTGGAATCGGTGTCTTCCCTGGCAGGGTATGAGATCATGACAGAAGGGCGTGGCTCTAACGCCGGTACCTGTCTGATCAACCTGAAAAAATGGTCTGACCGTGAGCATACGGTAAAAGAGATCATGGAAGAGCTGGAAGAAGAGTCCAAAAGCCTAGGGGCAGTAATCGAGTTCTTCGAGCCACCGGCCATTCCAGGATTTGGTTCATCAGGCGGTTTCTCCATGAGGCTACTGGATAAGACCACAGATACGGATTATCAGGACTTCGACAAGATCAATAAGCAGTTTATGAAAGATCTTAGTAAGCGGAAAGAGCTTACCGGGTTGTTTACCTTCTTTGCTGCCAATTACCCCCAATACGAATTGGTGATGGACAATGAGCTGGCGATGCAGAAGGGAGTATCCATCGGGAAAGCCATGGAAAATCTCAATATAATGATTGGTAGTACTTATGAGCAGGGATTTATCAAATTTGGGCGGTTTTTTAAGGTTTATGTCCAGTCCGACCCCAAGTTCAGGAGGTTGCCTTCGGATGTATTGAACCTGTATGTCAAAAACGAAGAAGGAGAAATGGTGCCGTATTCGGCTTTTATGACCATGAAGAAAACCCAGGGACCTAATGAGGTGACACGTTTTAATATGTACAATTCGGCAGCCATCAGAGGCCTTCCTGCCAAAGGCTATACCACGGCAGATGCCATTGCCGCTATCCGTGAGGTGGCTGCGCAGACCTTGCCGCAGGGGTATGATATTGCTTGGGAAGGGCTTTCTTACGATGAGTCCAACAGGGGCAATGAATCCTTGTATGTCTTCCTAGTGGTGTTGGTGTTTGTGTATTTTGTGCTGGCTGCACAATACGAGAGTTTTATTATTCCGTTAGCGGTGGTGACTTCGCTTCCTGTGGGTGTGTTTGGTTCATTCTTATTGCTTAAAATGATGGGACTGGACAATGACATTTACGCCCAGATCGGCTTGATCATGTTGATTGGCCTTTTGGGTAAAAACGCTGTGCTGATCGTGGAATTTGCTGTTCAGAAACGGCAGCAAGGGGCTACGATTCTGGATGCGGCCATAGAAGGGGCAAAAGTCCGGTTCCGTCCGATTTTAATGACCTCCTTTGCCTTTATTGCCGGCTTGATTCCGCTGATCATTGCCACTGGAGCAGGTGCTATCGGAAACCGTACCATTGGTGCTTCTGCATTGGGTGGTATGCTTTTCGGTACCATCTTCGGGGTGATTATCGTACCAGGCCTGTATTACATATTTGGCAAGCTGGCGGATGGCCGTCACCTGATCCAAGATGAAGATGAAGTTCCATTAACCGAAGAATACGATTACAATGATTAA
- a CDS encoding HipA family kinase — MEIPLALRTVMVTRYILPLREGGSLPALAEADDGFKYALKFRGAGQREKALISELLGGEIGRLLGFKVPELVFAELDVAFGRSEGDEEIQDLLKGSQGLNLALHFLSQAINFDPLAMEVDPLLASKIVWLDMLITNVDRTFRNTNMLMWNRELWLIDHGAAFLFHHSWNNWERSATGTFPIIQNHVLLPKASMLDEANEILKPLLTPQKITEIVSLIPKPWLLAGGESENADELAGVYSSFLNLRHAHADHFTKEAKDARTAVI; from the coding sequence ATGGAAATTCCGCTTGCGCTCCGCACCGTCATGGTAACACGGTACATTTTGCCCCTCCGGGAAGGCGGCTCTTTGCCAGCCCTCGCCGAAGCAGACGATGGCTTTAAATATGCCTTGAAATTCAGGGGAGCGGGCCAACGTGAAAAGGCCCTTATTTCCGAACTATTGGGTGGGGAGATAGGAAGGTTACTGGGCTTTAAGGTACCCGAACTGGTGTTTGCGGAATTGGACGTGGCATTTGGGCGATCGGAGGGGGATGAAGAAATCCAAGACCTGCTCAAGGGCAGCCAAGGGCTTAACCTTGCCCTGCATTTCTTATCCCAGGCGATCAACTTTGATCCACTGGCCATGGAAGTGGATCCCCTCTTGGCTTCCAAAATCGTTTGGCTGGACATGCTGATCACCAATGTGGACAGGACCTTTCGCAACACCAACATGCTGATGTGGAACAGGGAACTTTGGCTGATCGACCATGGGGCAGCTTTCCTTTTCCACCATAGCTGGAACAATTGGGAGCGAAGCGCTACAGGCACCTTCCCGATCATCCAGAACCATGTACTCTTGCCCAAAGCCAGTATGCTAGATGAAGCAAATGAAATTTTAAAACCACTATTGACACCTCAAAAAATTACCGAAATCGTATCGCTTATACCAAAGCCCTGGTTACTCGCCGGAGGAGAGAGCGAAAATGCCGATGAACTGGCGGGGGTTTACTCATCATTTCTGAATTTAAGGCATGCCCACGCAGATCATTTCACCAAAGAAGCAAAAGATGCAAGGACAGCTGTTATATGA
- a CDS encoding efflux RND transporter periplasmic adaptor subunit — translation MRTSILMLMGLCALLLHTSCASHGEEKEAHVYELQITNPVRMDTTITEDYVCQIHSISHIEVRAQERGYLEKIYVDEGQFVKKGQLLFKIMPKLYQAEFQRAKAEVSFAEIEYQNTKSLADRDVVAPNELAMAKAKLDKANAELALARTHLEFTEIRAPFDGIIDRFHVRIGSLIDEGELLTNLSDNSKMWVYYNVPEAEYLDYMSSLKRDSSATMVNLLMANNKVFGHPGKVETIEADFNHETGNIPFRATFPNPNGLLRHGETGNIQMSVPFKNAMIIPQKTTFEVLDKRYVYVVDEENRLHAREISIAAEMPHLYVIQDGLEEHDKVLLEGLRLVQENDEIHPELVAPEEAMSQLGLYAE, via the coding sequence ATGAGAACGAGTATCCTCATGTTAATGGGCTTGTGTGCCTTGTTGCTGCACACGAGCTGTGCCTCCCATGGAGAGGAAAAAGAAGCCCATGTTTATGAGCTACAGATTACGAATCCTGTTAGGATGGATACCACCATCACGGAAGATTATGTTTGCCAGATCCACTCCATAAGCCACATTGAAGTACGTGCCCAGGAACGCGGGTATTTGGAGAAAATCTATGTGGACGAAGGCCAATTTGTAAAGAAAGGCCAACTATTGTTTAAGATCATGCCCAAGCTATACCAGGCTGAATTTCAGCGGGCAAAAGCTGAAGTGAGTTTTGCCGAGATAGAATATCAAAACACCAAATCCTTGGCAGATAGGGATGTGGTGGCGCCAAATGAACTGGCCATGGCCAAAGCCAAACTGGACAAAGCCAATGCTGAGCTGGCCTTGGCACGGACCCATCTTGAGTTTACCGAAATCCGGGCGCCTTTTGATGGTATCATCGATAGGTTTCATGTGAGGATCGGGAGTCTGATCGATGAAGGGGAGCTTTTGACCAATCTATCCGACAATTCTAAAATGTGGGTGTATTACAATGTGCCGGAAGCGGAATACTTGGATTATATGTCCAGTCTCAAGAGAGACAGCTCTGCTACTATGGTAAACCTGCTCATGGCCAATAATAAAGTGTTTGGCCATCCTGGTAAAGTGGAGACTATAGAAGCGGATTTTAACCACGAGACGGGAAATATTCCTTTTAGGGCCACCTTTCCCAATCCTAATGGCCTGCTGAGGCATGGCGAAACGGGCAATATCCAAATGTCTGTGCCTTTTAAAAACGCCATGATCATCCCACAGAAGACCACATTTGAGGTGTTGGACAAACGATACGTTTATGTAGTGGACGAAGAAAATAGGCTGCATGCAAGAGAGATCTCCATAGCTGCTGAAATGCCCCATCTGTACGTGATACAAGATGGATTAGAGGAGCATGACAAGGTACTGCTAGAGGGCTTGCGGTTGGTTCAGGAAAATGATGAAATCCATCCGGAACTGGTCGCTCCTGAAGAAGCGATGTCCCAGCTTGGCCTTTACGCGGAATAA